One genomic segment of Pseudomonadota bacterium includes these proteins:
- the proB gene encoding glutamate 5-kinase has protein sequence MRQRCVLRKIGRLVNASPLTRARRIVVKVGSALLVDQSSGQVNRPWLETLVDDLLRLRARKQEVVLVSSGAIALGRRELKLPGGPLKLEQSQAAAAVGQIALAHIYKELFAAAGVTVAQVLLTLEDSERRRRYLNARATLSELLELGALPVINENDTVATTEIRYGDNDRLAARVAQMTSADCLLLLSDVSGLYTADPNLDPAARLIPEIREITPEIEAMGGGSASAVGSGGMTTKIAAARIATAAGCAMAITAGAPLHPVARLEEGADCSWFLPSSNPENARKQWIAGALKPHGAITIDAGAMQALRSGKSLLPAGVVAVSGRFARGDTVSVLDRAGVEIARGMIAYNDRDAARIIGKRSADIEALLGFRGRDEMIHRDDLVIMRAELAAV, from the coding sequence ATGCGGCAACGGTGCGTATTGCGTAAGATCGGGCGTCTCGTGAATGCATCGCCTCTAACTCGCGCACGCCGGATCGTGGTCAAGGTCGGTTCGGCGCTCCTGGTCGATCAGTCGAGCGGACAGGTCAACCGCCCCTGGCTCGAAACGCTGGTCGACGACCTGCTGCGCTTGCGCGCGCGCAAGCAGGAGGTGGTGCTCGTGTCCTCCGGCGCCATTGCACTTGGAAGACGCGAACTGAAACTTCCGGGCGGGCCGCTCAAGCTCGAGCAGAGCCAGGCTGCCGCGGCGGTGGGTCAGATTGCATTGGCACACATCTATAAGGAGCTGTTCGCCGCGGCGGGTGTCACGGTAGCCCAGGTTTTGTTGACGCTCGAAGACAGCGAGCGCCGGCGCCGCTATCTCAACGCGCGCGCCACGTTGTCCGAGCTGCTCGAACTGGGTGCATTGCCCGTCATCAACGAAAACGACACCGTGGCTACCACCGAGATCCGCTACGGCGACAACGATCGGCTCGCGGCGCGTGTCGCGCAGATGACGAGCGCGGACTGCCTGCTGCTGTTGTCGGACGTGTCCGGCCTGTACACCGCAGATCCGAATCTCGATCCGGCGGCCCGCCTCATCCCGGAGATTCGCGAGATCACACCGGAAATCGAGGCGATGGGCGGCGGGTCGGCGTCGGCCGTCGGATCCGGCGGCATGACTACGAAGATCGCCGCCGCCAGGATCGCTACCGCGGCCGGCTGCGCCATGGCGATCACCGCGGGAGCCCCGTTGCACCCGGTGGCGCGCCTCGAGGAGGGCGCCGACTGCAGCTGGTTCCTGCCGTCTTCGAATCCGGAGAATGCCCGCAAGCAGTGGATTGCGGGCGCGCTCAAGCCCCATGGCGCCATAACCATCGACGCTGGTGCAATGCAGGCGCTGCGTTCCGGCAAGAGCCTGCTGCCTGCCGGGGTGGTGGCGGTGAGCGGGCGTTTCGCGCGCGGCGATACCGTGAGCGTGCTCGACCGGGCCGGTGTGGAAATCGCGCGCGGTATGATCGCCTACAACGATCGCGATGCCGCGCGCATCATCGGCAAACGCAGCGCGGACATCGAAGCGCTGCTCGGGTTTCGCGGCCGCGACGAGATGATCCATCGTGACGATCTCGTGATCATGCGGGCTGAGCTCGCCGCCGTCTGA
- a CDS encoding DUF6763 family protein, translated as MSREYAPTPGKWYENKEEEETFRVLSVDEDDELVEIEYVDGEIEELDLDTWHELDLELTEEPEGWADSQEEDDDEEDDDFDDDEDEDEDDDDDDDDDDLDEDEEASDY; from the coding sequence GTGAGCAGAGAATACGCACCGACCCCCGGCAAGTGGTACGAGAACAAAGAGGAAGAAGAAACCTTCCGCGTCTTGTCCGTGGACGAAGACGATGAGCTCGTGGAGATCGAATACGTCGACGGCGAGATCGAGGAACTCGATCTCGACACCTGGCACGAACTCGACCTCGAACTGACCGAGGAGCCGGAAGGCTGGGCGGATTCGCAGGAAGAAGACGACGACGAAGAGGACGACGACTTCGATGACGACGAAGATGAAGATGAAGACGACGATGATGACGACGACGACGATGACCTCGACGAGGACGAAGAGGCCAGCGACTATTGA
- the mobB gene encoding molybdopterin-guanine dinucleotide biosynthesis protein B — MRVVAIVGHQGSGKTTLIEKLIPALKSRGLSVSTVKHTHHHQIELDTPGKDSHRHRSAGAAEVIVASDSGWARIASSPEPASLPILLGQLRPVDVVLVEGFKQLEWLKRVEVFRGPGEPLALRDPGIAAVAVPPGVPLAGYGGIKLPLDDIPAILEFVLKT; from the coding sequence ATGCGTGTCGTGGCCATCGTTGGGCATCAGGGCAGCGGCAAGACCACGCTGATCGAAAAGCTGATTCCCGCGCTCAAGAGCCGCGGGTTGAGCGTGTCGACCGTCAAACACACGCATCACCACCAGATCGAACTCGACACCCCCGGCAAAGATAGCCACCGGCATCGCAGCGCCGGTGCCGCCGAGGTCATCGTGGCCTCGGACTCCGGCTGGGCGCGCATCGCCTCCTCGCCCGAACCCGCCAGCCTTCCCATCCTGCTCGGCCAGCTGCGCCCGGTCGACGTCGTACTGGTCGAGGGCTTCAAGCAACTCGAATGGCTCAAGCGGGTCGAAGTATTTCGTGGCCCGGGAGAGCCGCTGGCGCTGCGCGACCCGGGCATCGCGGCGGTGGCCGTGCCTCCCGGCGTCCCGCTGGCCGGGTACGGCGGGATCAAGCTGCCGCTGGACGACATCCCGGCGATACTGGAGTTCGTGCTAAAGACCTGA
- the htpX gene encoding protease HtpX has protein sequence MKRIILLIATNVAIMVVLSIVVSVFGFDQYLTKEGLNLQALLAFSAVLGFGGAFISLLISKWMAKAAMGVKVITQPRNETEQWLVNTVRSQAQTAGIGMPEVGIFDSPDPNAFATGANKNNALVAVSTGLLNNMRRPEVEAVLGHEISHVANGDMVTLTLIQGVMNTFVFFLARVIGFVVDRVILKNERGAGIGYMFTVIIAQVVLGILAGMIVAWFSRKREFRADAGGAHLAGTNSMIGALEALKRATQAPTALPEKMQAFGIRSGPTVGWKRLFMSHPPLEERIAALNNAR, from the coding sequence ATGAAACGCATCATCCTGCTCATCGCCACCAACGTCGCCATCATGGTGGTCCTGTCCATCGTGGTATCGGTGTTCGGCTTCGACCAATACCTCACGAAGGAAGGCCTGAACCTGCAGGCATTGCTGGCGTTCTCGGCCGTGCTGGGCTTCGGCGGCGCGTTCATCTCGTTGCTGATCTCCAAGTGGATGGCCAAGGCCGCGATGGGCGTGAAAGTCATCACGCAGCCGCGCAACGAAACCGAACAGTGGCTGGTGAACACGGTGCGTTCGCAGGCGCAGACGGCCGGCATCGGCATGCCCGAGGTCGGCATCTTCGATTCGCCGGATCCGAATGCTTTCGCCACCGGCGCGAACAAGAACAATGCGCTGGTCGCTGTCAGCACGGGCCTGCTCAACAACATGCGCCGCCCGGAAGTCGAAGCGGTGCTCGGCCATGAAATCAGCCACGTCGCCAATGGCGACATGGTGACGCTGACGCTGATCCAGGGCGTCATGAACACCTTCGTGTTCTTCCTGGCGCGGGTCATCGGGTTCGTGGTCGACCGCGTCATCCTCAAGAACGAGCGCGGCGCCGGGATCGGTTACATGTTCACGGTGATCATCGCGCAGGTGGTGCTCGGCATCCTGGCCGGCATGATCGTCGCCTGGTTCTCGCGCAAGCGTGAGTTCCGCGCGGACGCCGGTGGCGCGCACCTGGCGGGCACGAACTCCATGATCGGCGCCCTGGAGGCGCTCAAGCGGGCCACCCAGGCTCCGACGGCGCTGCCGGAGAAGATGCAGGCCTTCGGCATCCGCAGCGGCCCGACGGTGGGCTGGAAGCGGCTGTTCATGAGCCACCCGCCGCTCGAAGAGCGAATTGCGGCACTGAATAACGCCCGCTAA
- a CDS encoding acyl-CoA desaturase, producing MNAETHSMGNPLARLGRAVLHWFDTGRSSSFDAPDHPAADRIDWVRTLPFILMHAACLLAFVVGVSPVAIAVCLALYFIRMFAITGFYHRYFSHKSFKTSRVAQFLFGVLGASAVQRGPIWWAAHHRDHHQYSDKKEDAHSPIQHGFVRAHMSWFLSKKGFAPDLKRVRDLMNFPELRWLDRFDIIVPVLLAVAVFFLGVALEKWAPGLHTNGWQMLIWGFFVSTVLTSHGTYTINSLSHVFGKQRYKTGDSSRNNWFLALLTLGEGWHNNHHHYPSATRQGFYWWEIDITFYLLKAMSWLGIIWDLKAVPVAVRDHHPRRISPVK from the coding sequence ATGAACGCTGAAACTCACAGCATGGGTAATCCGCTTGCCCGCCTCGGGCGCGCGGTGCTGCACTGGTTCGACACGGGCCGCTCGTCGAGCTTCGATGCCCCCGATCACCCGGCCGCCGACCGCATCGACTGGGTGCGTACCTTGCCGTTCATCCTCATGCACGCGGCGTGTCTCCTCGCCTTCGTGGTCGGCGTCAGCCCCGTCGCTATTGCCGTGTGCCTCGCGCTGTATTTCATCCGCATGTTCGCGATCACCGGCTTCTATCACCGCTACTTCTCGCACAAGTCTTTCAAGACTTCGCGCGTGGCGCAGTTCCTGTTCGGCGTGCTGGGCGCGTCGGCCGTGCAGCGCGGACCGATCTGGTGGGCGGCGCATCACCGCGATCACCACCAGTATTCCGACAAGAAAGAAGATGCACATTCGCCGATCCAGCACGGCTTCGTGCGCGCGCACATGAGCTGGTTCCTGTCGAAGAAGGGCTTCGCGCCGGATCTCAAGCGCGTACGCGACCTCATGAATTTTCCCGAGCTGCGCTGGCTCGACCGCTTCGACATCATCGTGCCGGTGCTGTTGGCGGTGGCGGTGTTCTTCCTCGGCGTCGCACTCGAGAAGTGGGCGCCGGGCCTGCACACCAACGGCTGGCAGATGCTGATCTGGGGCTTCTTCGTCTCGACGGTGCTCACCTCGCACGGCACCTACACCATCAATTCGCTGTCGCATGTGTTCGGCAAGCAGCGTTACAAGACCGGCGATTCGAGCCGCAACAACTGGTTCCTCGCGCTGCTCACGCTCGGCGAGGGCTGGCACAACAATCACCATCATTACCCGAGCGCCACCCGCCAGGGCTTCTACTGGTGGGAAATCGACATCACGTTCTACCTGCTCAAGGCGATGTCGTGGCTCGGGATCATCTGGGATCTGAAAGCGGTGCCGGTCGCGGTGCGCGATCACCATCCGCGCCGCATTTCGCCGGTGAAATAA
- a CDS encoding FAD-dependent oxidoreductase, giving the protein MRIAVIGSGISGMVVASRLHRDHDVTVFEAGSHIGGHTHTLDIDWQGRRYAVDTGFIVFNDWTYPRFIALLNELGVEYRSSNMSFGLRDERTGLEYNGRSINSLFAQRRNAFSPGFLRMIADILRFNRASRELLAGTDDTLTLGEYLARNRYSRAFCEHYIVPMGMSIWSATESAMLSFPARFFVEFFDRHGFLNVDDRPVWQAIKGGSREYMTKLAAPFRQRVRLNTRVTRLRRDAAGVTLNTTAGGPERFDHVFIACHSDQALRLLDDASAAERSILAAFPYQENEAVLHTDESLLPRTPLARAAWNFHLLDVRDNRARDRVALTYDMNVLQSLDAPVKFLVTLNRKADIDPAKILATVTCHHPVYLPAGVAAQRRRGEISGINRTFYCGAYWRHGFHEDGVVSAEWALDDLARAIHANSAAPLQLLKAV; this is encoded by the coding sequence ATGCGTATTGCCGTCATCGGTTCGGGCATCTCCGGCATGGTCGTCGCGTCGCGACTGCATCGTGACCATGACGTCACGGTCTTCGAGGCCGGTTCGCATATCGGCGGTCACACCCACACCCTCGACATCGACTGGCAGGGCCGGCGCTACGCCGTCGATACCGGGTTCATCGTCTTCAACGACTGGACGTATCCGCGTTTCATCGCGCTGTTGAACGAACTCGGCGTCGAGTACCGCAGCTCCAACATGAGCTTCGGCCTGCGCGACGAACGCACCGGGCTCGAATACAACGGGAGGTCGATCAATTCCCTCTTCGCCCAGCGTCGCAATGCGTTCTCCCCCGGGTTCCTGCGCATGATCGCGGACATCCTGCGTTTCAATCGCGCCAGCCGCGAATTGCTGGCAGGCACGGACGACACGCTCACTCTCGGGGAGTATCTGGCGCGCAACCGCTACTCGCGCGCGTTTTGCGAGCACTACATCGTGCCGATGGGCATGTCGATCTGGTCGGCAACGGAAAGCGCGATGTTGTCGTTTCCGGCGCGTTTCTTCGTCGAGTTCTTCGACCGGCACGGATTCCTGAACGTCGACGATCGCCCGGTGTGGCAGGCGATCAAGGGCGGCTCGCGCGAGTACATGACGAAACTCGCCGCGCCCTTCCGCCAACGTGTCCGCCTCAATACGCGGGTCACGCGTCTACGGCGCGACGCCGCCGGTGTGACGCTGAACACCACGGCCGGCGGGCCGGAGCGCTTCGATCATGTGTTCATCGCCTGTCACAGCGACCAGGCGTTGCGGCTGCTCGACGACGCCTCCGCGGCGGAACGCTCGATCCTCGCGGCATTCCCGTATCAGGAAAACGAAGCCGTGCTGCATACCGACGAAAGCCTGCTGCCGCGCACGCCGCTGGCGCGCGCCGCGTGGAATTTCCACCTGCTCGACGTGCGCGACAATCGCGCGCGCGACCGCGTCGCCCTGACCTACGACATGAACGTGTTGCAGTCGCTCGATGCGCCAGTGAAATTCCTGGTGACGCTGAATCGCAAGGCCGACATCGACCCGGCGAAGATTCTCGCAACCGTCACCTGCCATCATCCGGTCTATCTACCGGCCGGGGTGGCGGCGCAGAGGCGGCGCGGCGAGATCAGCGGCATCAACCGTACGTTTTACTGCGGGGCGTACTGGCGCCACGGCTTTCACGAAGACGGCGTGGTAAGCGCGGAGTGGGCGCTGGATGACCTCGCGCGCGCGATCCACGCCAACTCCGCCGCCCCACTCCAATTATTGAAGGCCGTCTGA
- a CDS encoding DUF1365 domain-containing protein, with protein MHSALYTGSIQHRRFGPSRNTFRYALFMSYIDLAELPRLFERRWFWSMRRPALAWFRRADFLGPADVPLDTAVRDLVHERTGARPRGPIRLLTHLRFFGHNFNPVSFYYLFDAADTRVETIVAEITNTPWKERHAYVLPVAGAARAGGRAFRFSFGKQFHVSPFLPMDMRYEWTFGVPGSGLHVHMKNWRDGAAQFDATLNLRRQEMTAGAMARALIQFPFITVRVVTLIHWQALKLLWKRTPFHLHPSKRPLPQGKAQPG; from the coding sequence ATGCACAGCGCGCTGTACACGGGCTCGATCCAGCATCGCCGCTTCGGTCCGTCCCGCAATACCTTCCGCTACGCCTTGTTCATGAGTTACATCGACCTGGCAGAACTGCCGCGGCTGTTCGAGCGCCGCTGGTTCTGGTCGATGCGCCGGCCCGCGCTGGCGTGGTTCCGGCGCGCGGATTTTCTCGGGCCGGCCGACGTGCCGCTGGACACGGCCGTGCGCGACCTGGTGCACGAACGCACTGGCGCGAGGCCGCGCGGACCGATCCGGCTGCTGACTCACCTGCGCTTCTTCGGTCACAACTTCAACCCGGTGAGTTTCTATTACCTGTTCGATGCAGCGGACACGCGCGTGGAAACCATCGTCGCCGAGATCACCAACACGCCTTGGAAAGAACGCCATGCCTACGTGTTGCCCGTGGCCGGTGCCGCGCGCGCGGGTGGGCGCGCGTTCCGCTTCAGTTTCGGGAAGCAGTTTCACGTCTCGCCGTTCTTGCCCATGGACATGCGCTACGAGTGGACCTTCGGCGTGCCCGGCAGCGGTCTACACGTCCACATGAAGAACTGGCGCGACGGCGCGGCCCAGTTCGATGCCACGCTCAACCTGCGCCGCCAGGAAATGACCGCGGGTGCGATGGCGCGCGCCCTCATCCAGTTTCCGTTCATCACCGTACGGGTAGTGACGCTCATTCATTGGCAGGCCCTCAAGCTGCTGTGGAAGCGGACACCGTTCCATTTGCATCCTTCCAAACGCCCACTTCCGCAGGGAAAGGCGCAGCCGGGTTAA